Proteins encoded in a region of the Brevefilum fermentans genome:
- a CDS encoding DsbA family protein — protein sequence MKKLEETNIYSVLVVVLLLLQIALTSVQIIKLNQYVALTLGPTKASLENQDIEFVEAIPISDDPYIGNNNDPVVTIVGFLDFSCQHCKSAYQAIMPLVYEHRDSIQFVLKDFPVKTPDIETSLLKITNCLPSQYIYWEFVDYIFSSDAPITDLNLISRVENLNIDHSMFNECVSNGNYITEVEQDISEGKKVGVIGTPTFYVNGYRINNWNSVPSIINMLLEINQSN from the coding sequence ATGAAAAAGCTCGAAGAAACGAACATATATTCTGTCTTAGTTGTAGTGTTGTTGCTTCTACAAATAGCATTAACTTCCGTTCAAATCATTAAGTTAAATCAATATGTTGCGCTAACTTTAGGGCCCACAAAGGCATCCCTTGAAAACCAAGATATCGAGTTTGTGGAGGCTATTCCAATAAGTGACGATCCCTATATCGGAAACAATAATGATCCTGTAGTTACAATTGTTGGGTTTCTTGATTTTTCTTGTCAGCATTGCAAATCTGCCTATCAAGCGATCATGCCCCTAGTTTATGAACATCGTGATTCAATCCAATTCGTGCTAAAAGATTTCCCAGTTAAAACACCTGATATTGAAACAAGTCTTCTCAAGATCACAAATTGTCTACCAAGCCAATATATTTATTGGGAATTTGTAGATTACATATTTTCTTCAGACGCTCCAATAACAGACCTTAATCTAATAAGTAGGGTAGAGAATCTGAACATCGATCATTCAATGTTCAACGAATGTGTTTCAAATGGAAACTACATAACCGAAGTCGAACAGGATATAAGTGAAGGAAAGAAAGTTGGAGTGATCGGTACACCAACCTTTTATGTAAATGGATACAGGATTAACAATTGGAATTCGGTTCCATCAATCATAAACATGCTTCTAGAGATTAACCAGTCGAATTGA
- a CDS encoding SanA/YdcF family protein: MINNDTKELNLKLINIFAYVSLVISAACILLVTQTKFFQFPDSILSTATLILAVKFVLLSSLFIFMFRFFQRKKSKGEKDAFWTVMLILGLLLFIVSLLFFVFDKYAYIGPGVLRFSGFGSFSFVFISSLLFCAQFLFFQVIERIYRLEANHFLRKAMNIVITLTAVTCLLIVLVNITIGISTKNEIKNWENARYHHATVVFGAGVYQSGEISGVFMDRLKTASRLFHSGKTDLIIVSTSLDQPNEQELILSTLRSLEVPDGMIIIDSKGSRTLETCKNVFQEYNLSDINVVSQAYHLPRIIFTCRHTGVISIDGIIADNSSYSIQNQIIWYLREKVATMIAFVELIIFHESNSS, from the coding sequence ATGATAAATAATGATACTAAAGAACTCAATCTGAAACTGATTAATATTTTTGCCTATGTCAGCTTAGTTATTTCGGCTGCCTGCATTCTGCTCGTTACCCAAACTAAGTTCTTCCAATTCCCTGACTCCATATTGTCTACTGCAACATTGATATTAGCGGTTAAATTCGTTCTCTTATCATCCCTTTTTATTTTTATGTTTAGGTTCTTTCAAAGAAAAAAATCAAAAGGGGAAAAGGATGCTTTTTGGACAGTGATGCTTATTCTCGGCCTACTTCTGTTCATCGTTAGTTTGCTTTTTTTTGTTTTTGATAAGTATGCTTATATTGGCCCAGGTGTTCTAAGGTTTTCTGGATTCGGAAGTTTCTCATTTGTGTTTATTTCGTCTTTATTATTTTGTGCTCAATTTCTTTTTTTTCAGGTTATTGAGCGTATTTATCGATTAGAGGCTAACCATTTTTTGCGAAAAGCAATGAATATAGTCATTACATTAACGGCTGTCACATGCTTATTAATAGTGTTAGTCAATATTACTATTGGGATTTCAACTAAAAATGAAATCAAAAACTGGGAGAACGCAAGGTATCATCATGCAACGGTTGTTTTCGGGGCTGGTGTTTATCAGTCTGGAGAGATCTCCGGTGTATTTATGGATAGGCTTAAGACAGCTTCTAGATTATTTCACAGCGGCAAGACAGATTTGATAATTGTAAGCACCTCATTGGATCAACCCAATGAACAAGAACTTATCCTATCAACGTTAAGATCATTAGAAGTCCCGGATGGAATGATAATTATTGACTCAAAAGGTTCGCGTACGCTTGAGACCTGCAAAAATGTATTTCAGGAATACAACCTTTCTGATATAAATGTTGTTTCTCAAGCTTACCATCTGCCTAGAATTATTTTCACATGTAGACATACAGGCGTCATCTCCATAGATGGTATTATCGCTGACAATAGTTCTTATTCAATTCAAAACCAAATTATTTGGTATTTGCGCGAAAAAGTTGCAACAATGATAGCGTTTGTTGAATTAATTATCTTTCACGAGAGCAATTCCTCGTAG
- a CDS encoding RNA polymerase sigma factor, producing MVPESCQLEVCLAFDTYCKRTLRNEAINAHKSINRRKQIILNFSDLPVEEEYLFVNDGTLEPEADHLISGKLISNQLLTASINKLPDQLRRIIHLYYFDEFNDRTISEMIQVPRSTVQYWRVSALSKLRHDIEKNADDWADI from the coding sequence GTGGTACCTGAAAGCTGTCAGTTAGAAGTTTGCCTTGCCTTCGATACCTATTGTAAAAGAACACTTAGAAACGAAGCGATCAATGCTCATAAATCCATCAATAGGCGAAAGCAGATAATTCTCAATTTTTCAGACCTGCCAGTTGAGGAAGAGTACCTATTTGTCAATGATGGTACCTTAGAACCTGAAGCAGATCATCTCATATCAGGGAAGTTAATATCTAACCAACTTTTGACCGCTAGCATTAATAAGTTACCTGACCAACTGCGGAGGATCATCCACCTGTATTATTTTGATGAGTTCAATGATCGAACGATCAGCGAAATGATTCAAGTACCTAGGAGTACCGTTCAATATTGGCGAGTATCAGCCCTCTCCAAACTCAGACATGACATAGAGAAAAACGCAGATGACTGGGCAGACATTTGA
- a CDS encoding helix-turn-helix domain-containing protein, producing the protein MRKLVPFRVIVCAVAKDPEAMDKVIAHYNPYIIHLSNRPTRDEDGYFVRLPNAEIEARLISRLIHAVVQFKIKTRSS; encoded by the coding sequence ATGCGAAAACTTGTACCGTTTCGTGTTATTGTCTGTGCAGTAGCGAAAGATCCTGAAGCAATGGATAAAGTGATCGCGCATTACAACCCTTACATAATCCATTTGTCAAACCGACCAACCAGAGATGAAGATGGCTATTTTGTGCGCCTGCCAAATGCTGAAATTGAGGCTCGGCTTATTTCTCGTTTAATCCACGCTGTTGTCCAATTCAAGATCAAGACGAGGTCGAGTTGA
- a CDS encoding SHOCT domain-containing protein has protein sequence MISPADIDRSSAEANRLIRYSLQLAMLSKLLGNQLISQAEYTEIRQKLMNKYGILSEITIPSVYQNDI, from the coding sequence GTGATTAGTCCTGCCGATATTGACCGCTCGTCCGCTGAGGCAAATCGTCTGATCAGATATAGCCTGCAATTAGCTATGCTCAGCAAGCTTTTAGGAAACCAGCTGATCAGTCAAGCTGAATATACCGAAATCCGTCAGAAGTTGATGAACAAATATGGGATTCTCTCTGAAATCACGATTCCTTCCGTGTATCAAAATGATATATAA